The bacterium region ATATGAAACATACCGTCTTTCAGCAAGTATTTCTTAAATAGCTACTACTTCAATATCTCTTTTTTTAACTTCTTCTCTTTTTCCATAGAAGAGAAATGGAATCTTATTGAATTCAGCTTCTACTATTTTTTCCATCTCTTTTTTAGTGGGGATACTGATAAAATTACCATCTCTATCAAGCTGAAATTCCCCAACAATCAGGATTCCTTTTTCTGTCTTACATAATACAGGAATCTTCCAAATCTGATTTTTTAAATCAAACCTTGGGGTACCAGGTGCAGTTAAATGTCCTATATTTTCATAAAGATATTTTCTTACTTTTTCATAGATTTCCATATCCTAACCCCCTTAAATGAATATTTTTCCCATGCCTCAAAAAATATATCCCTTTCCTTACTCAAATCTTTTTCAAGTCCAGGATCATGATAATAGATTCTCTCTTCATCTAAACCAATGATAGTTACGAAGTGGCCAAAACCTACTATCCCTCCATATAAAACTGAAGGCGATAGAAGAGCGATTATTGGGTGCTTATTTTCTAACAATTCCTTCAAATCTTTTATGGTAATATTTTCTATTACTTCTGAGTCAAACCCTAAGTTTTTAGCTCCTTCAGCAATCTCCTCACAGGTATTTCCCATCCATCCTGTTTCACATGCCATTTCAAGTTCATTCTCGGAATAATTCATGTCTTCAAAAGCCAAAATCATTCTTAGGCAAGCAGGGCCACATGTTGTACTCTTCTCTTGTTTAAAGTAAGGGACTATTATCTTCAATTACCATCTCCTTTCTAAATCCTACCACATCACTGTTATGTCTTTTATTCCCCGTTGCCTATTCATCTTGCAAACACTTCCATGATTCAGTTCTGATAGGGAATTCCACTCCTCTTTCCTTTCCATCTTGTTAGATTATAGTGTATCACTAAGGTAGATTGTTGTCAACTATTAAATTTAATATTTTGTAACCGTTCAGGTGAGAGCGTTGCGTAGGACTTAAGGCTATATCTATGGTCCCAGGCATTGCTTTACTTCATTTTCTGCCATCTTTTGCTTATTAAATTTGCTCCAGAGGAGCAATCTGTTTGTAGAAAAAAAATGTCCACCTATAACATAAAGCTCCATAGGAGCGACCTAAA contains the following coding sequences:
- a CDS encoding cysteine peptidase family C39 domain-containing protein, whose protein sequence is MKIIVPYFKQEKSTTCGPACLRMILAFEDMNYSENELEMACETGWMGNTCEEIAEGAKNLGFDSEVIENITIKDLKELLENKHPIIALLSPSVLYGGIVGFGHFVTIIGLDEERIYYHDPGLEKDLSKERDIFFEAWEKYSFKGVRIWKSMKK